One window of the Mixophyes fleayi isolate aMixFle1 chromosome 6, aMixFle1.hap1, whole genome shotgun sequence genome contains the following:
- the POLD4 gene encoding DNA polymerase delta subunit 4 translates to MSMNRDRQLTDCLQVVRHGRKRNRLVKGKEEEKTTVRSKTNTVKRERNTEQETDDTPLPEPTPLEKLIQFDLDWRFGPCTGITRLQRWQRARDLGLMPPKNIREILSAHIADPQYQFNLWYTYAI, encoded by the exons ATGAGCATGAACagagatcgccagctgacagacTGCCTGCAAGTGGTGAGACATGGAAGGAAAAGGAACCGCCTGGTTAAGGGGAAGGAGGAAGAGAAAACCACTGTGAGAAGCAAAACAAACACTGTAAAGAGAGAGAGGAATACCGAGCAAGAAACAGACG ACACTCCGCTCCCAGAACCAACTCCCTTAGAGAAACTTATTCAGTTTGACCTGGACTGGCGTTTTGGACCTTGTACAG GGATCACCCGATTGCAACGATGGCAGAGGGCACGGGATTTGGGACTGATGCCTCCAAAAAACATAAGAGAGATACTTTCAGCCCACATTGCAGATCCCCAATACCAATTCAA